A window from Lachnoanaerobaculum umeaense encodes these proteins:
- a CDS encoding DAK2 domain-containing protein encodes MNLEQIDAQSLRSAFITGAKSLEAKKEWINELNVFPVPDGDTGTNMTMTIMSAAKSLAAEESNDIATMCKAIAQGSLRGARGNSGVILSQLFRGAAKILKEAPAIDVFELALAFDKASETAYKAVMKPKEGTILTVARAMGEKALEIHDQHDDVISFLEAVLAYGDDTLQKTPEMLPVLKKAGVVDSGGQGLMVILHGILEGLKGNVIELGDVVLSSKSESVSTAAREDIDTADIKFGYCTEFIINLNKEFTNKDEEEFKGFLTSIGDSLVCVSDDEVVKVHVHTNDPGLAIQKGLTFGELTNLKIDNMREEHRERVIKGVDKILETQNEKKKMGVISVSAGSGLTSIFKDIGVDVVVEGGQTMNPSTEDILNAIDNLNAETIYILPNNKNIILAAEQASKIVENKKVVVIPTKTIPQGITAMISLSEERSVDENTESAKEEIANVKSAQITYAVRNTTIDDVEIHENDVMALGDDGIIGVDKSIDGAVDKALSNMVDETSELVSLYYGADVSEEDANKLCDELVSKYQNVEFELHNGGQPVYYYFISVE; translated from the coding sequence GTGAATCTAGAGCAGATTGATGCACAATCACTAAGAAGTGCTTTTATAACCGGAGCAAAAAGCTTAGAGGCTAAAAAGGAGTGGATAAACGAACTGAATGTATTCCCGGTTCCTGATGGTGATACCGGTACAAATATGACAATGACCATAATGTCAGCGGCAAAGAGTTTAGCAGCGGAAGAGAGCAATGATATTGCTACTATGTGTAAGGCTATAGCACAAGGTTCATTACGTGGTGCGAGGGGAAACTCAGGTGTTATATTGTCACAGCTTTTTAGAGGTGCTGCAAAAATTTTAAAAGAAGCTCCGGCTATAGATGTATTTGAGTTGGCACTCGCTTTTGATAAGGCAAGTGAGACTGCATATAAGGCAGTAATGAAGCCTAAAGAAGGTACAATACTTACAGTAGCAAGGGCTATGGGAGAAAAAGCACTTGAGATACATGATCAACATGATGATGTTATAAGTTTTTTGGAAGCAGTATTGGCATATGGTGATGATACTTTGCAAAAAACCCCTGAAATGCTACCGGTACTAAAGAAAGCCGGAGTAGTCGACTCAGGTGGTCAGGGTCTTATGGTTATACTTCATGGTATACTTGAAGGACTTAAGGGAAATGTTATAGAACTTGGTGATGTGGTGCTCTCAAGTAAGTCTGAAAGTGTAAGCACTGCTGCAAGAGAGGATATTGACACTGCAGATATTAAGTTTGGATATTGCACAGAATTCATAATAAATTTAAACAAGGAATTTACAAATAAGGATGAAGAAGAGTTCAAGGGATTTTTGACATCAATAGGGGATTCTTTGGTATGTGTATCTGATGATGAAGTTGTGAAGGTGCATGTTCATACAAATGATCCGGGTCTTGCTATACAAAAAGGTTTGACCTTTGGTGAGCTGACAAATCTAAAGATTGACAATATGCGTGAAGAGCATAGAGAAAGAGTTATCAAGGGAGTTGATAAAATACTTGAGACTCAGAACGAGAAAAAGAAGATGGGAGTTATAAGCGTAAGTGCAGGAAGTGGACTCACATCTATTTTTAAGGATATAGGTGTGGATGTAGTGGTAGAAGGCGGTCAGACCATGAATCCAAGTACAGAGGATATCTTAAATGCTATTGACAATCTGAATGCAGAAACTATATATATATTGCCAAATAATAAGAATATTATATTGGCGGCTGAACAGGCATCAAAGATAGTAGAAAACAAAAAGGTGGTAGTAATACCTACAAAGACTATACCGCAGGGTATTACTGCAATGATAAGTCTGTCTGAGGAAAGAAGTGTTGATGAAAATACAGAAAGCGCTAAGGAAGAGATTGCAAATGTAAAATCAGCACAGATTACATATGCTGTAAGAAATACTACTATAGATGATGTTGAAATACATGAAAATGATGTCATGGCATTGGGGGATGATGGAATAATAGGAGTAGATAAGAGCATAGATGGAGCAGTAGATAAGGCATTATCAAACATGGTTGATGAAACAAGCGAATTGGTAAGTCTTTATTATGGTGCTGATGTAAGCGAAGAAGATGCAAACAAGTTATGTGATGAATTGGTTAGTAAGTATCAGAATGTAGAGTTTGAACTACATAATGGTGGACAGCCGGTTTACTATTATTTCATATCTGTAGAGTAA
- the recG gene encoding ATP-dependent DNA helicase RecG has protein sequence MIDISVKNMKGVGAKTAEYLDKLGIGTIRQLLKHYPIRYLEYKPPTKIAEVNRDEEIVIKATISKNISLTGSNKKIATTKLTDYIDVIDVIWYNSPYLRATLKQGESYVFVGRFSKRSKNTLEHPIVYTIEEYEKKIGGFKPVYALTAGINNNAMEKLIKLSFDYIDDKDFEEYLPQSILEKFLLESRILAIRNIHSPKNKSKLFEAKKRLAFDDFFRFLYGMNLLKNKRLRIKSKNIISNEVRYVEEIKAVLPFNLTKSQENVIEEILNDMSSGIVTNRLVQGDVGSGKTIVALICLYLAVKSGFQGVVMVPTEVLAKQHFKSMSEILNKLENPPQIGILTGSMTKKEHLIVYEKIEKGEIDIVIGTHALLVENVKFKKLGLVVTDEQHRFGVRQRSTLSDKGEDVHVLVMSATPIPRTLAIILYGDLDISTIETKPVGRLPIKNAVITEEDREKAYKHILLEIKKGHQSYIICPMVEESENIEAENVLDYGKKIADKFSQNCKVEVLHGRMHQKEKDDIMSRYLNKEIDILVSTTVIEVGVDVPNATVIMIENAERFGLATLHQLRGRVGRSELQSYAIFVRTSNSNIAKKRLEIIGNSNDGFYIASRDLVLRGPGELFGLAQSGELDFGIADIYNDNDIFDMAKKAVDMIQCGDMGDEEMEKLEIKINNYMDLHYKKLAL, from the coding sequence TTGATAGATATATCTGTAAAAAATATGAAGGGTGTGGGAGCAAAAACAGCAGAATATTTGGATAAATTAGGTATAGGTACTATCAGGCAACTTCTAAAACACTATCCGATAAGATACTTAGAGTACAAGCCACCCACAAAAATTGCAGAGGTAAATAGGGACGAAGAGATAGTCATAAAGGCTACAATAAGCAAGAATATATCTCTTACCGGAAGCAATAAGAAAATAGCAACAACGAAGTTAACCGACTATATAGATGTAATAGATGTGATATGGTACAATTCACCTTATTTGAGGGCTACCTTAAAGCAGGGCGAAAGCTATGTCTTTGTAGGAAGATTTTCAAAAAGGAGTAAAAACACATTAGAGCATCCGATTGTATATACAATAGAGGAATATGAAAAGAAAATAGGCGGATTTAAGCCGGTATATGCTCTAACAGCCGGTATAAATAACAACGCAATGGAAAAGCTTATAAAACTAAGCTTTGATTATATTGATGATAAGGATTTTGAAGAATACTTACCACAGAGTATTTTGGAAAAGTTTCTGCTTGAGAGCAGAATATTGGCTATAAGAAATATTCACAGTCCAAAGAACAAGTCAAAACTTTTTGAGGCAAAAAAGAGATTGGCTTTTGATGATTTTTTTAGATTTTTATATGGTATGAATCTTCTTAAAAATAAAAGACTAAGAATAAAATCAAAAAATATAATATCTAATGAAGTCAGATATGTGGAAGAAATAAAAGCTGTCCTGCCATTTAATTTGACAAAATCACAGGAAAATGTGATAGAGGAAATTTTAAATGATATGTCAAGTGGGATAGTTACCAATAGATTAGTACAAGGAGATGTAGGCTCGGGAAAAACAATAGTTGCACTGATTTGCTTATATCTGGCTGTAAAATCAGGATTTCAAGGTGTTGTAATGGTGCCTACTGAAGTTTTGGCAAAACAGCACTTTAAATCAATGTCTGAGATTTTAAATAAACTTGAAAATCCACCCCAAATAGGAATATTAACAGGTTCTATGACAAAGAAAGAACATCTGATTGTCTATGAAAAAATAGAAAAAGGAGAAATAGATATTGTTATAGGTACACATGCTCTGTTAGTGGAAAATGTAAAGTTTAAAAAACTTGGATTAGTTGTGACAGATGAACAACATAGATTTGGAGTAAGGCAAAGAAGCACTCTTTCAGATAAGGGAGAGGATGTGCATGTACTTGTAATGTCTGCGACTCCAATACCCAGAACACTTGCAATCATACTTTACGGTGATTTGGATATCTCTACAATTGAAACTAAGCCGGTGGGAAGACTTCCTATAAAAAATGCTGTAATTACAGAAGAAGACAGGGAAAAAGCCTACAAACATATATTATTAGAGATAAAAAAAGGACATCAGTCATATATAATATGTCCAATGGTGGAGGAAAGTGAAAATATAGAAGCAGAAAATGTCTTAGACTATGGTAAGAAAATTGCAGATAAATTTTCACAAAATTGTAAGGTTGAAGTGTTGCATGGGCGAATGCATCAAAAAGAAAAAGATGATATAATGTCTCGGTATTTAAATAAGGAGATAGATATCTTAGTATCTACAACAGTTATTGAAGTAGGTGTGGATGTACCAAATGCTACGGTTATTATGATTGAAAATGCTGAACGGTTTGGACTTGCAACTTTACACCAGCTTCGAGGTAGAGTCGGCAGAAGTGAATTACAATCATATGCTATCTTTGTTAGGACTTCTAATTCCAATATTGCAAAAAAGAGATTGGAAATAATAGGAAATTCAAATGATGGATTCTATATTGCATCCAGAGATTTGGTTTTACGAGGTCCGGGAGAGCTTTTCGGTTTGGCACAAAGCGGTGAACTGGATTTTGGCATTGCAGATATATACAATGATAATGATATATTTGATATGGCAAAAAAAGCTGTAGATATGATACAGTGTGGGGACATGGGAGATGAGGAAATGGAAAAGCTTGAGATAAAAATAAATAACTACATGGATTTGCATTATAAAAAGTTAGCACTTTGA
- a CDS encoding L,D-transpeptidase family protein produces the protein MSENKQQPKKRGKKEKKGNKFALGFVLVGIVVIVGAYTVKANTYRTKFFPNTVINGIDASEKTVEEVRQVMSDQIDNFESTIKSRDNNAEIIKGRDVGLAFVEDSSLEELLKEQNSMAWITNMNDKKDLKINSSFKVDPEKFETTVSKLRALDETKFIQPEDAKISEFVQGSGYSIIPEVEGNALDIDKAKEYIKSQLLVLNNDINLDFEDNDIYIRPAKRSDDPTLNLTLNNLNKYISARISYEKLNVLNGDTIHKWLTVNNDGSVSISDEGISSFVKTIASAYNTSGKSKTLKTSYGPTVTITGGTYGWKVDEEKEKATIRSLIEAGETTTREPEFSRKAASHGSNDYGNSYVELNLTAQHLFVIKNGTKVLESDFVSGNVSRNWTTPPGAFPLTYKTRNATLKGEGYSTPVSYWMPFNGGIGFHDAPWRSAFGGQIYRTSGSHGCINLPPAIAKQLYEYVDIGFPVLCYNLEAAPATPAPEETTAAGESTGAGTESTVEETVEPITVVGDDNKPTVEIGQ, from the coding sequence ATGTCTGAGAATAAACAACAACCTAAAAAAAGAGGTAAGAAAGAGAAAAAAGGAAATAAGTTCGCCCTTGGTTTTGTATTGGTCGGTATTGTAGTAATTGTAGGCGCATATACAGTTAAGGCGAATACATATAGAACAAAGTTTTTTCCAAATACAGTAATTAACGGTATAGATGCTTCTGAGAAAACTGTAGAAGAAGTAAGACAGGTTATGTCAGATCAAATAGACAATTTTGAAAGTACAATAAAGTCAAGGGATAACAATGCTGAAATAATAAAGGGTAGAGATGTAGGTCTGGCCTTTGTAGAGGATTCCTCACTGGAGGAATTGCTAAAAGAACAAAATAGCATGGCATGGATTACCAATATGAATGATAAAAAGGATCTGAAGATAAATTCTTCATTTAAAGTGGATCCTGAAAAGTTTGAAACCACGGTATCAAAACTTAGAGCATTGGATGAAACTAAGTTTATTCAACCTGAAGATGCAAAGATTTCAGAGTTTGTTCAAGGCTCAGGATATTCTATAATTCCTGAGGTAGAGGGTAATGCACTTGATATTGATAAGGCTAAGGAATATATAAAGAGTCAGCTCTTGGTTTTGAACAACGATATAAATCTTGACTTTGAGGATAATGATATATATATCAGACCGGCAAAAAGGTCAGATGATCCGACTCTTAATCTTACACTCAATAATTTGAATAAGTATATATCTGCAAGGATTTCATATGAGAAGCTTAATGTATTAAATGGTGACACTATACATAAGTGGTTGACTGTGAATAATGATGGCTCTGTTAGTATATCAGATGAGGGAATATCATCATTTGTAAAGACTATAGCAAGTGCCTATAATACTTCAGGAAAGTCAAAAACTTTAAAGACTTCATATGGTCCTACAGTTACTATTACCGGAGGCACATATGGCTGGAAGGTAGATGAAGAAAAAGAAAAGGCTACTATCAGATCTCTTATAGAAGCCGGAGAAACTACAACAAGGGAACCTGAGTTTTCAAGGAAAGCGGCATCACATGGAAGTAATGACTATGGTAATTCATATGTGGAATTAAACTTGACAGCCCAGCACTTGTTTGTAATAAAAAATGGAACTAAAGTTCTTGAAAGTGATTTCGTATCCGGAAATGTTTCAAGAAACTGGACTACACCTCCGGGTGCATTTCCACTTACATATAAAACAAGAAACGCAACTTTAAAGGGTGAGGGATATTCAACACCTGTAAGCTATTGGATGCCTTTTAACGGAGGTATAGGTTTCCATGATGCTCCATGGAGAAGTGCATTTGGTGGACAAATATATAGGACATCAGGTTCACATGGTTGTATAAATTTACCTCCTGCCATAGCAAAACAATTATATGAATATGTGGATATAGGCTTCCCGGTATTATGTTATAATTTAGAGGCAGCACCTGCTACACCGGCTCCGGAAGAGACAACAGCTGCAGGTGAAAGCACCGGTGCCGGTACCGAAAGTACTGTAGAGGAAACTGTAGAACCTATTACAGTTGTAGGA